A part of Pararhizobium sp. A13 genomic DNA contains:
- a CDS encoding aminotransferase class IV family protein: MTDFSLIETMRWQPGTGIVRLRLHLARLKRSAGRLGFAGADKAEARLAEILGAALPPSVPSGHLPLKGGDQADATSRQQRTIEATAGPISPLEGEMPDRAEGGETAHTVANRSPSPLRVRLTLSPSGEIAVTIAPFTPLPEGTIWRVAIAATRLDSADKLLRHKTTRREVYEAARGEYPIADADEVLLLNEKGEPCEGTITSIFLDDGSGVLKTPPISCGLLAGVLRTELICARRARVQRLTLADMKNGKLYIGNSLRGLIKTELTRED, translated from the coding sequence ATGACGGATTTTTCGCTGATCGAGACGATGCGATGGCAGCCCGGCACCGGCATCGTTCGGCTGCGGCTGCATCTGGCCCGGCTGAAGCGTTCGGCCGGGCGGTTGGGGTTTGCGGGGGCGGACAAAGCAGAGGCACGTCTGGCTGAAATACTTGGAGCGGCTTTACCCCCCTCTGTCCCTTCGGGACATCTCCCCCTCAAGGGGGGAGATCAGGCCGACGCGACCTCACGTCAACAACGCACCATCGAGGCAACCGCAGGTCCAATCTCCCCCCTTGAGGGGGAGATGCCCGACAGGGCAGAGGGGGGTGAAACCGCACACACGGTAGCGAACCGATCGCCATCGCCCCTCCGCGTCCGTCTGACGCTGAGCCCCTCCGGTGAAATCGCTGTCACCATCGCGCCTTTTACGCCTCTTCCCGAGGGCACCATCTGGCGCGTCGCGATCGCCGCCACCCGCCTCGATTCTGCCGACAAGCTCCTGCGCCACAAGACCACCCGGCGTGAGGTCTACGAGGCGGCGCGCGGCGAATATCCGATCGCGGATGCCGACGAAGTGCTGCTGCTCAACGAGAAGGGCGAACCCTGCGAGGGCACGATCACCTCGATCTTTCTCGACGACGGTTCTGGCGTGTTGAAAACACCGCCGATTTCCTGCGGGCTGCTCGCCGGCGTGCTTCGAACCGAATTGATCTGCGCCCGCCGCGCCCGCGTGCAACGGCTGACCCTTGCCGATATGAAAAACGGCAAACTCTACATCGGCAATTCATTGCGCGGCCTGATCAAGACGGAACTCACAAGGGAAGATTGA
- a CDS encoding YciI family protein, with translation MFILSLTYKVDLTEVDRHLETHIAWLKAGYEAGLILASGRKNPRSGGVILARGDRPQIDALIAADPFSLHGVADYSVTDFTATMTAPGLEALKE, from the coding sequence TTGTTCATCCTGTCACTCACCTACAAGGTCGACCTCACCGAGGTCGATCGTCATCTGGAAACACATATTGCCTGGCTGAAGGCCGGCTATGAAGCTGGTTTGATCCTCGCATCCGGGCGAAAGAACCCGCGCAGTGGTGGTGTCATTTTGGCGCGTGGCGATCGTCCGCAAATCGATGCGCTGATTGCAGCCGATCCGTTTAGCCTGCACGGCGTTGCCGACTATTCGGTAACCGATTTCACCGCGACAATGACCGCGCCCGGTCTTGAGGCGCTGAAGGAATAG
- a CDS encoding GGDEF domain-containing protein, protein MDDIAASLASLRDDTEVLIALYDHDDRLRYANRAFRSTFHLDEDETPLWPDLMRRNHALGRGTVISVRDFEAWVVSAQSRRGKVPFRAFETDVVGGRWLWMTESVDRNGWMLCIASDITHLRPDERSLRQDRDFALKASQTDELTGVSNRRYMMSKLEVLVRNESASGPASGCVCILDIDFFKGINDRYGHQTGDDILLDFARRVHPLVRRHDCFGRIGGEEFMLIFPETTLPEGRKIVDRVLDNIRTARPLAAVPQFFYTCSAGIAVLERGDTARSIYSRADAALYEAKHSGRDRIAVSLR, encoded by the coding sequence ATGGATGATATAGCGGCCAGCCTAGCGTCATTGAGAGACGATACTGAAGTCCTCATCGCGCTCTACGATCATGACGATCGCCTGCGTTACGCCAACCGGGCCTTCCGCTCGACCTTCCATCTCGATGAAGACGAGACGCCGCTTTGGCCGGATCTGATGCGGCGCAATCATGCGCTCGGCCGCGGTACCGTCATCAGCGTGCGCGACTTCGAGGCTTGGGTGGTCTCGGCGCAGTCGCGGCGCGGCAAGGTGCCGTTCAGGGCCTTCGAGACGGATGTCGTCGGCGGCCGTTGGCTGTGGATGACCGAGTCCGTCGATCGAAACGGCTGGATGCTGTGCATTGCAAGCGACATCACCCATCTGCGTCCGGACGAGCGCTCGCTGCGGCAGGACCGGGACTTCGCGTTGAAGGCATCCCAGACCGACGAGCTGACCGGCGTTTCCAATCGGCGCTATATGATGTCGAAGCTTGAGGTGCTGGTCAGGAATGAGTCTGCCTCGGGCCCTGCCAGCGGTTGCGTGTGCATTCTCGATATCGATTTTTTCAAGGGCATCAACGACCGGTACGGCCATCAGACGGGCGACGACATTCTCCTCGATTTCGCCCGGAGGGTGCATCCGCTCGTCCGGCGGCACGACTGCTTCGGACGCATCGGTGGCGAGGAATTCATGCTGATCTTTCCGGAGACAACATTGCCGGAAGGCCGCAAGATCGTTGACCGGGTGCTGGACAACATCAGAACCGCACGCCCCTTGGCGGCAGTGCCGCAGTTTTTCTACACCTGCTCTGCCGGCATTGCCGTCCTGGAGCGGGGCGATACCGCAAGGTCGATCTATTCGCGCGCCGATGCGGCACTCTACGAGGCCAAGCATTCCGGCCGGGACAGGATCGCGGTGAGCCTGCGCTGA
- the hppD gene encoding 4-hydroxyphenylpyruvate dioxygenase: MGPFPHDAPPSGITAENPAGTDGFEFVEFAHPEPEQLRELFTRMGYTCVAKHRTKDLTVWRQGDINYLLNGEPGSHAMRFVADHGPCAPSMAWRVVDAKHAFEHAVSKGAMPYEGKDKVLDVPAIVGIGGSLLYFIETYGKKGSPYEAEFEWLGERDPKPQGVGFYYLDHLTHNVYRGNMDKWWDFYRELFGFKQIHFFNIDGRITGLTSRAITSPCGKIRIPLNESKDDTSQIEEYLRKYKGEGIQHIAVGTEGIYDATDKLATNGLKFMPGPPDTYYELSHERVHGHDEPIERMKQHGILIDGEGVVDGGMTRILLQIFSKTVIGPIFFEFIQRKGDEGFGEGNFRALFESIEADQIRRGVLHPAAAE, encoded by the coding sequence ATGGGACCCTTCCCGCATGATGCCCCCCCGTCCGGCATCACCGCAGAGAATCCGGCCGGCACGGACGGTTTCGAGTTTGTCGAGTTCGCCCATCCGGAGCCGGAACAGCTGAGAGAACTGTTTACCCGCATGGGCTACACCTGCGTTGCCAAGCACCGCACGAAAGACCTCACGGTCTGGCGCCAGGGCGATATCAACTATCTGCTCAACGGAGAGCCGGGCAGTCATGCCATGCGCTTCGTCGCCGATCACGGCCCCTGCGCGCCGTCCATGGCTTGGCGCGTCGTCGATGCCAAACATGCTTTCGAGCACGCCGTGTCGAAGGGGGCGATGCCCTATGAAGGCAAGGACAAGGTGCTTGACGTTCCGGCCATCGTTGGCATCGGCGGGTCGCTGCTCTATTTCATCGAAACCTACGGCAAGAAGGGTTCGCCCTACGAGGCCGAGTTCGAATGGCTGGGCGAGCGCGATCCGAAGCCGCAGGGTGTCGGCTTCTATTATCTCGATCACCTGACCCATAACGTCTATCGCGGCAACATGGACAAGTGGTGGGATTTCTACCGCGAGCTTTTCGGTTTCAAGCAGATCCACTTCTTCAACATCGACGGCCGCATCACAGGTCTGACGAGCCGGGCGATCACCTCGCCCTGCGGCAAGATCCGCATTCCGCTGAACGAATCCAAGGACGATACCAGCCAGATCGAGGAATATCTGCGCAAGTATAAGGGCGAGGGCATCCAGCACATCGCCGTTGGAACGGAGGGCATCTACGATGCGACCGACAAACTCGCAACCAATGGCCTGAAGTTCATGCCGGGTCCGCCGGATACCTATTACGAACTCTCGCATGAGCGCGTGCACGGCCATGACGAACCGATCGAGCGAATGAAGCAGCACGGCATCCTGATCGACGGCGAGGGCGTGGTGGATGGCGGAATGACCCGCATCCTCCTGCAGATCTTCTCGAAGACGGTGATCGGCCCGATCTTCTTCGAATTCATCCAGCGCAAGGGCGATGAAGGCTTCGGCGAAGGAAACTTCCGGGCCCTGTTCGAATCGATCGAGGCCGACCAGATCCGGCGCGGCGTGCTGCATCCGGCCGCTGCCGAATAA
- a CDS encoding Lrp/AsnC family transcriptional regulator: MEQMDGYDLKILAELQRDGRLTNNELSDLIALSPSQCSRRRARLEAEGFIHGYRAVLDRGRLGLDLMVVIAVTLATHNRDNAKRFAALIADLPEVLECYALTGEMDYHLKVVTYDLAGLSHFVNDVLLPHDSVQHVKTSIVLATLKDFQGLPVRQRGKH; this comes from the coding sequence ATGGAACAGATGGATGGCTATGATCTGAAGATCCTTGCCGAATTGCAGCGAGACGGCCGCCTGACCAACAATGAGCTGTCGGATTTGATCGCCCTGTCGCCGTCCCAATGTTCCCGCCGCCGTGCGCGATTGGAGGCTGAAGGCTTCATTCATGGCTACCGCGCCGTACTCGATCGCGGTCGGCTGGGGCTCGACCTCATGGTCGTGATCGCCGTCACCCTCGCCACCCATAACCGCGACAATGCCAAGCGTTTCGCAGCTCTGATCGCCGATCTGCCGGAGGTGCTGGAATGCTACGCGCTGACCGGCGAAATGGACTATCACCTCAAGGTCGTCACCTATGACCTTGCCGGGTTATCGCACTTCGTCAACGATGTGCTCCTGCCGCATGACAGCGTGCAGCATGTGAAAACATCGATCGTGCTGGCGACACTGAAGGATTTTCAGGGATTGCCGGTCCGCCAACGCGGCAAGCATTGA
- a CDS encoding MarR family transcriptional regulator — MDAGDFDLEQFVPFRLNRAAEFIALRFAAAYKAEYGLTRPEWRTLAALGSSGRMTATEVGVHSTMHKTKVSRAVFALEERRWLKRTQDDGDRRVEHLALTAAGAKAYQELTRLARDYSAELERLLGTDGLQALSSGLTAVENAMAQRRR, encoded by the coding sequence ATGGACGCCGGCGACTTCGATCTTGAGCAATTCGTGCCGTTTCGCCTCAACCGCGCCGCGGAATTCATCGCCTTGCGCTTTGCCGCCGCCTACAAGGCCGAATATGGCCTGACGCGGCCGGAGTGGCGGACACTGGCGGCACTTGGAAGCTCAGGGCGCATGACGGCGACGGAGGTCGGCGTTCATTCGACGATGCACAAGACGAAGGTCAGCCGTGCTGTTTTCGCGTTGGAGGAACGCCGGTGGCTGAAGCGCACCCAGGACGATGGGGACCGCCGCGTCGAACATCTGGCGCTAACGGCGGCGGGGGCCAAAGCTTATCAGGAGCTGACGCGGCTGGCGCGTGACTATTCGGCGGAGTTGGAAAGGCTTTTGGGAACGGATGGCCTGCAGGCCCTGTCGTCCGGCCTGACTGCCGTTGAAAACGCCATGGCGCAACGCCGCCGCTGA
- the hmgA gene encoding homogentisate 1,2-dioxygenase → MLEKTRNTAVDAVANSPQYMPGFGNDFETQSLPGALPQGQNSPQKCNYGLYAEQLSGSPFTAPRGTNERSWLYRIRPSVRHTRRFSNASYPFWKSAPCLDDHSLPLGQLRWSPIPAPTEKLNFLAGIRTMTAAGDVMTQVGMAAHAYVFNDDMIDDYFFNADGELLVVPQLGAIRVFTEMGIIDVEPSEICLIPRGMMFKVSRLGDGSEWRGYICENYGAKFTLPDRGPIGANCLANPRDFKTPVASYEDKETPCRVHVKWCGKFYVTEIGHSPLDVVAWHGNYAPFKYDLRTFSPVGAILFDHPDPSIFTVLTAPTEESGTANVDFVIFPPRWLVAEHTFRPPWYHRNIMSEFMGLIHGQYDAKEEGFVPGGMSLHNMMLPHGPDATGFEKASNVDLKPVKLDHTMAFMFETRYPQQLTRYAADLETRQDDYLECWDGLERRFDGTPGIK, encoded by the coding sequence ATGCTGGAGAAAACCCGAAACACCGCTGTCGACGCGGTGGCGAACAGCCCGCAATACATGCCGGGCTTCGGCAACGACTTCGAGACGCAATCTCTACCGGGCGCATTGCCGCAGGGCCAGAACAGCCCGCAGAAATGCAACTACGGACTGTATGCCGAGCAGCTCTCGGGTTCCCCCTTCACGGCCCCGCGCGGCACCAACGAGCGCTCCTGGCTCTACCGCATCCGCCCGAGCGTGCGGCACACCCGCCGTTTCTCCAATGCGAGCTATCCCTTCTGGAAATCGGCCCCGTGCCTGGACGATCACTCCCTGCCGCTCGGCCAGCTCCGCTGGAGCCCGATCCCGGCGCCAACGGAAAAGCTCAACTTCCTCGCCGGCATCCGCACCATGACGGCTGCGGGCGACGTGATGACCCAGGTCGGCATGGCGGCGCATGCCTATGTGTTCAACGACGATATGATCGACGACTATTTCTTCAACGCCGATGGCGAACTGCTGGTCGTGCCGCAGCTCGGCGCCATCCGGGTCTTCACCGAAATGGGCATCATTGATGTCGAGCCATCCGAGATCTGCCTTATCCCGCGGGGCATGATGTTCAAGGTCTCGCGCCTCGGCGACGGTTCCGAATGGCGCGGCTATATCTGCGAGAACTACGGCGCCAAATTCACCCTGCCGGATCGCGGCCCGATCGGTGCCAATTGCCTTGCCAATCCGCGCGACTTCAAGACGCCGGTAGCAAGCTATGAGGACAAGGAAACGCCCTGCCGCGTGCATGTGAAGTGGTGCGGCAAGTTCTACGTCACCGAGATCGGCCATTCGCCGCTCGACGTCGTCGCCTGGCACGGCAACTACGCCCCGTTCAAATATGATCTCCGGACCTTCTCGCCGGTCGGCGCGATCCTGTTCGACCATCCGGATCCGTCGATCTTCACCGTGCTGACGGCGCCGACGGAGGAATCGGGAACCGCCAATGTCGATTTTGTCATCTTCCCGCCGCGCTGGCTGGTCGCAGAACACACGTTCCGCCCACCCTGGTACCACCGCAACATCATGAGCGAGTTCATGGGCCTTATCCACGGACAATACGACGCCAAGGAAGAGGGCTTCGTGCCGGGCGGCATGAGCCTGCACAATATGATGCTGCCGCACGGTCCAGATGCGACGGGCTTCGAGAAGGCGTCCAACGTCGATCTCAAGCCAGTCAAGCTCGACCACACCATGGCCTTCATGTTCGAGACCCGCTACCCGCAACAACTGACGCGCTACGCAGCCGACCTCGAAACACGGCAGGACGACTACCTCGAATGCTGGGACGGGCTGGAGCGCAGGTTCGACGGCACGCCCGGCATCAAGTGA
- a CDS encoding fumarylacetoacetate hydrolase family protein — translation MKLATLKDSTRDGRLVVVSRDLTRCSEVGHIARTLQAALDDWEHVAPRLAAVAEGLETGAQPSARFHEHEAASPLPRAYQWADGSAYVNHVELVRKARNAEMPATFWTDPLMYQGGSDAFLGPRDPIVMADESYGIDMEAEIAVIVDDVPMGATVDEGRTAIRLVMLVNDVSLRGLIPAELAKGFGFFQSKPSSAFSPVAVTPDELGGAWDGVKLQLSLLVDLNGKPFGRANAGVDMTFDFGQLIAHAAKTRPLSAGTIIGSGTVSNKLDGGPGKPVAEGGVGYSCIAEIRTIETIETGTAATPFMRFGDTVRIEMKDTTGHSIFGAIEQTVTKYEKR, via the coding sequence ATGAAACTTGCAACCCTCAAGGATAGCACCCGGGACGGCCGGCTGGTCGTCGTCTCCCGGGACCTGACCCGCTGCTCCGAAGTCGGCCATATTGCCCGCACGCTGCAGGCGGCGCTGGACGACTGGGAGCATGTGGCGCCGCGTCTGGCTGCGGTCGCAGAAGGGCTGGAAACCGGCGCCCAGCCGTCCGCACGGTTTCATGAACACGAGGCCGCCTCGCCGCTGCCGCGCGCCTATCAGTGGGCGGACGGTTCGGCCTACGTCAATCACGTCGAACTGGTGCGCAAGGCGCGCAACGCCGAGATGCCGGCAACGTTCTGGACCGATCCCTTGATGTATCAGGGCGGCTCGGACGCGTTCCTTGGGCCCCGCGACCCGATTGTCATGGCCGACGAATCCTACGGCATCGACATGGAAGCAGAAATTGCCGTCATCGTCGATGATGTGCCGATGGGTGCGACGGTCGACGAAGGCCGCACCGCCATCCGCCTCGTGATGCTCGTCAATGATGTTTCCCTGCGCGGCCTCATCCCGGCCGAACTCGCCAAGGGTTTCGGCTTCTTCCAGTCGAAACCTTCCTCGGCCTTCTCGCCGGTTGCTGTTACACCGGATGAACTTGGCGGCGCCTGGGACGGCGTCAAGCTGCAGCTGTCGCTTCTTGTTGATCTCAACGGCAAGCCCTTTGGCCGCGCCAATGCCGGCGTGGACATGACCTTCGATTTCGGCCAGCTCATCGCCCATGCGGCCAAGACCCGGCCGCTCTCGGCTGGCACCATCATCGGCTCTGGCACCGTCTCCAACAAACTCGACGGCGGACCCGGCAAGCCAGTCGCGGAAGGTGGTGTCGGCTATTCCTGCATCGCCGAAATCCGCACAATCGAAACCATTGAGACCGGCACTGCCGCCACGCCGTTCATGCGGTTCGGCGATACCGTCCGCATCGAGATGAAGGACACGACCGGACATTCGATTTTCGGGGCAATCGAACAGACCGTGACAAAGTACGAAAAGCGCTGA
- the maiA gene encoding maleylacetoacetate isomerase: MSDTILFDYWRSSASYRVRIALNLLAIPYRSVPIDLLAGEHKQAEHLARNPQGLVPALSIDGQMLTQSLAIIEYLSETRPGSSLLPTDPPGRQRVRALSYAIAMDIHPVCNLGVVFHVMQQSKDPDAARSAWMRKFIGEGLAAFERMLDNPQTGEFCHGDQPTMADLCLVPQIYNARRWTVDLSVCPRAAAIADRCERLPPVARAHPDQVTLSNAKPR, encoded by the coding sequence ATGAGCGATACGATACTGTTCGACTACTGGCGCTCGTCGGCCAGCTACCGGGTGCGGATCGCGCTCAACCTGCTGGCGATCCCCTATCGCTCCGTTCCCATCGACCTCCTGGCCGGAGAACACAAGCAGGCGGAACATCTCGCACGCAATCCTCAAGGCCTGGTTCCCGCGCTTTCGATCGATGGACAAATGCTGACACAGTCGCTGGCGATCATTGAATATCTTTCAGAGACGCGGCCCGGCTCCAGCCTGCTCCCCACAGACCCTCCGGGGCGCCAGCGCGTCAGGGCGCTGTCCTATGCGATTGCCATGGATATCCATCCGGTCTGCAATCTCGGCGTCGTCTTCCATGTCATGCAGCAATCGAAAGACCCGGATGCGGCGCGATCGGCATGGATGCGCAAGTTTATCGGCGAGGGTCTGGCTGCCTTCGAGCGGATGCTGGACAACCCGCAGACCGGCGAATTCTGCCACGGCGACCAACCGACGATGGCCGATCTCTGCCTCGTACCGCAAATCTACAATGCCCGCCGGTGGACCGTCGATCTTTCCGTCTGCCCGCGTGCCGCAGCGATCGCGGACAGATGCGAGCGTCTTCCGCCAGTTGCGCGAGCGCATCCGGATCAAGTCACACTGTCGAATGCAAAACCGCGATAG
- a CDS encoding homospermidine synthase translates to MTETTYPVYGEITGPIVMIGFGSIGRGTLPLIERHFKFDKSRMVVIDPRDDADHTEIMAKHGVRHIKSHVTKDNYKELLKPLLTEGGGQGFCVNLSVDTGSVDLMKLCRKLDVLYIDTVVEPWLGFYFDKTMSNADRTNYALRETMRKEKAKNPGGATAVSTCGANPGMVSWFVKQALLNLANDLEVKFDEPDQHDREGWAKLMKKVGVKGIHIAERDTQLTKKPKPLNVFWNTWSVEGFISEGLQPAELGWGTHENWMPKNAKKHKKGCQAAIYLEQPGANTRVRTWCPTPGPQYGFLVTHNESISIADFFTVRDKDGDVTYRPTCHYAYHPANDAVLSLHEMFGNGGNAQPIHHVLDENELEDGIDELGVLLYGHDKNAYWYGSRLSLEETRRIAPYQNATGLQVTSAVLAGMVWALENPTAGIVEADEIDYKRCLEVQSPYLGPVEGHYTDWTPLDGRPGLFPEELDTKDPWQFKNILFR, encoded by the coding sequence ATGACAGAAACAACCTACCCGGTTTACGGCGAAATCACCGGGCCGATCGTGATGATCGGTTTCGGCTCCATCGGCCGCGGCACCCTGCCCCTGATCGAGCGCCACTTCAAATTCGACAAGAGCCGGATGGTTGTCATCGACCCGCGCGACGACGCAGACCACACCGAAATTATGGCAAAGCACGGCGTCAGGCATATCAAGTCGCATGTCACCAAGGACAACTACAAGGAACTCCTGAAGCCGCTTCTGACCGAAGGCGGCGGACAGGGTTTCTGCGTCAATCTTTCCGTCGATACCGGGTCGGTCGACCTGATGAAGCTCTGCCGCAAGCTCGACGTTCTCTACATCGACACGGTCGTCGAGCCCTGGCTCGGCTTCTATTTCGACAAGACCATGAGCAACGCCGACCGCACCAACTATGCGCTGCGCGAAACCATGCGCAAGGAAAAGGCGAAGAACCCGGGCGGCGCGACCGCTGTTTCCACCTGCGGAGCCAATCCGGGCATGGTTTCCTGGTTCGTCAAGCAGGCGCTCCTCAACCTCGCCAACGATCTCGAGGTGAAGTTCGACGAGCCGGACCAGCATGACCGCGAAGGCTGGGCCAAGCTGATGAAGAAGGTCGGCGTGAAGGGTATCCACATCGCCGAACGTGATACGCAGCTCACCAAGAAGCCGAAGCCGCTCAACGTCTTCTGGAACACCTGGTCGGTCGAGGGCTTCATCTCCGAAGGCCTGCAGCCCGCCGAACTCGGCTGGGGCACGCATGAAAACTGGATGCCGAAGAACGCCAAGAAGCACAAGAAGGGCTGCCAGGCAGCGATCTATCTGGAGCAGCCGGGCGCCAACACCCGCGTCCGCACCTGGTGCCCGACGCCTGGCCCGCAGTACGGCTTCCTCGTCACCCACAACGAATCCATCTCGATCGCCGACTTCTTCACCGTCCGCGACAAGGATGGCGACGTAACCTATCGTCCGACCTGCCATTACGCCTATCATCCGGCCAACGACGCCGTGCTGTCGCTGCACGAAATGTTCGGCAATGGCGGCAACGCGCAGCCGATCCACCACGTTCTCGACGAGAACGAACTGGAGGACGGCATCGACGAACTCGGCGTCCTGCTCTACGGCCACGACAAGAACGCCTACTGGTACGGTTCGCGCCTGTCGCTGGAAGAAACCCGCCGCATCGCCCCCTACCAGAACGCGACCGGCCTGCAGGTAACCTCCGCCGTTCTCGCCGGCATGGTCTGGGCGCTGGAAAACCCGACCGCCGGTATCGTCGAAGCCGACGAGATCGACTACAAGCGCTGCCTCGAAGTGCAGTCGCCCTATCTCGGCCCGGTTGAAGGCCACTACACCGACTGGACCCCGCTTGACGGCCGTCCGGGCCTGTTTCCGGAAGAGCTCGACACGAAAGATCCGTGGCAGTTCAAGAACATCCTCTTTCGCTGA
- the omp10 gene encoding outer membrane lipoprotein Omp10, with product MKPIAILTLLSAAAALASCMGPREVRQLPPAQAPAGVEGSWTDPNGIVSTFAGGTFTTRTTDTNQVLASGNYVNLSPKLVEINMTSMVRNTQSKVNCAMVSQTQLNCTTDSGAQFTLIRRS from the coding sequence ATGAAGCCGATCGCCATCCTGACCCTTCTGTCCGCAGCAGCGGCGCTGGCCTCCTGCATGGGCCCGCGCGAAGTGCGCCAACTGCCGCCCGCTCAGGCACCGGCTGGCGTCGAAGGGTCTTGGACCGATCCGAACGGCATCGTCTCGACATTCGCAGGCGGCACCTTCACGACGCGGACCACCGACACCAACCAGGTCCTGGCCTCCGGAAACTACGTCAATCTCTCGCCCAAGCTGGTCGAAATCAACATGACCTCGATGGTCCGCAACACCCAGTCCAAGGTCAACTGCGCCATGGTCAGCCAGACGCAGCTCAACTGCACCACGGATTCCGGCGCGCAGTTCACGCTTATCCGCAGGAGTTGA
- a CDS encoding IS110 family transposase: MTASYEYHIGVDYHKSYSHLVVQDSSGKTLRSGRVKNNRQSLGGFLERYRQNSHAVVEATRNWMVMYDWLDDICDDVVLAHPLKVKAIADAKIKTDKIDATVLAHLLRADLVPEAWAPTEKSRELRVALRERMFYVRLRTMTKNRIVTVFDRYPEQTALLRKLGDLFGKAGRVQLAQVKVSEIDRIQIDRGLDFIGDIDVRIKQSEATIRAMTKANANVKLLKTIPGIGEFFARLIDAEIDDISRFRNPKKLAAYAGLVPSTYSSGGKTYHGKIIKQGNKWLRWAFVEAVAPAIASDAQLRAQYEHLKIRGVNKARVAIARKLLTIAFQILRDQRAYEPRDTSTREGASTISRLS, encoded by the coding sequence ATGACTGCCTCTTATGAATACCATATCGGCGTGGACTACCACAAATCCTACAGCCACCTTGTTGTCCAGGACAGTAGCGGCAAGACGCTGAGATCAGGCCGGGTGAAGAACAATCGCCAGTCGCTGGGCGGCTTCCTGGAACGCTATCGCCAGAACTCGCATGCGGTTGTCGAAGCGACGCGCAACTGGATGGTGATGTACGACTGGCTCGACGACATTTGTGATGATGTCGTTCTCGCCCATCCGTTAAAGGTCAAGGCGATCGCCGACGCCAAAATCAAGACCGACAAGATCGATGCCACGGTTCTGGCACATCTGCTTCGCGCCGACCTGGTGCCGGAGGCCTGGGCGCCAACCGAGAAGTCACGGGAGCTGCGCGTCGCCCTGCGCGAGCGGATGTTTTACGTGCGGCTACGCACGATGACGAAGAACCGGATCGTCACCGTCTTTGATCGCTATCCGGAGCAAACGGCACTGCTGAGGAAGCTCGGCGACCTGTTCGGCAAGGCCGGCCGCGTCCAGCTGGCGCAAGTGAAGGTCTCGGAAATCGACCGCATCCAGATCGACCGTGGCCTCGACTTCATCGGCGACATCGACGTCCGGATCAAGCAGTCGGAAGCAACGATCCGAGCGATGACCAAGGCCAATGCCAACGTCAAGCTGTTGAAGACGATCCCCGGTATCGGCGAGTTCTTCGCCCGGCTGATTGACGCGGAGATCGACGACATATCGCGGTTCCGCAACCCGAAGAAGCTTGCCGCCTATGCCGGCCTTGTGCCCTCGACCTACTCCTCCGGCGGCAAGACCTATCACGGCAAGATCATCAAGCAGGGCAACAAGTGGCTGCGCTGGGCTTTCGTCGAGGCGGTGGCCCCCGCCATCGCCAGCGATGCGCAGCTGCGCGCCCAATACGAACACCTGAAGATCAGAGGAGTGAACAAGGCGCGCGTGGCCATTGCACGCAAGCTTTTGACGATCGCCTTCCAGATCCTGCGTGACCAGCGCGCCTATGAGCCGCGCGACACCAGCACCAGGGAAGGCGCGTCGACGATATCCCGGTTGTCCTGA